Proteins encoded together in one Rana temporaria chromosome 6, aRanTem1.1, whole genome shotgun sequence window:
- the LOC120942855 gene encoding olfactory receptor 5AC2-like, translating into MKNQTELNTFFLSGLADLPALHLPFFFSFLLIYLLTLTWNFLIISLIVTSSHLHVPMYFFLGNLAGLDLCYSTLTVPRMLFDLHIKRRNISITACMTQVFFFVSFATCEILLLTVMSYDRYTAICQPLHYIKIMSWKVCVQLVSIAWCLSFTFSLIHTLYAFKLTFCGSDIIESFFCDLPQLFRISCSDISINILLIFLLGGFIAVGSLILTILSYVYIFKAVLKIQARGKRSKVFSTCTPHLTVMFIYYGSLMFNYFGLSPDRNISGNKVVSIFYTAIVPLLNPLIYSLRNQDFLKAFQIVFRKNFPLK; encoded by the coding sequence ATGAAAAATCAGACAGAACTGAACACATTTTTTCTCTCTGGATTGGCTGACCTTCCAGCTCTTCATCtacccttctttttttctttccttctcatCTACCTTCTGACATTAACTTGGAATTTTCTGATCATCTCCCTCATAGTCACCAGCTCTCACCTCCATGTTCCTATGTATTTCTTTCTGGGGAACCTGGCCGGTTTGGACCTCTGTTATTCCACATTAACCGTCCCACGTATGTTATTTGACCTTCACATTAAGAGAAGAAACATTTCCATAACAGCTTGTATGACCCAAGTCTTCTTCTTTGTATCCTTTGCCACTTGTGAAATTCTTTTGTTGACTGTCATGTCCTATGATCGATATACCGCCATTTGTCAGCCATTACATTACATAAAGATCATGAGTTGGAAAGTCTGTGTACAGTTGGTATCCATTGCGTGGTGTCTCAGCTTTACCTTTTCTTTAATTCACACACTTTATGCCTTCAAATTAACATTTTGTGGATCAGACATCATAGAAAGCTTCTTCTGTGACCTTCCACAGTTGTTTCGGATCTCCTGTAGTGACATCTCCATCAACATTctgctcatctttctcttgggtgGCTTCATTGCAGTTGGATCTCTAATACTGACCATCCTGTCCTACGTCTATATATTCAAAGCTGTTCTTAAAATTCAAGCTCGGGGAAAAAGGAGTAAAGTTTTCTCTACTTGTACCCCTCACCTGACAGTGATGTTTATCTATTATGGATCTCTTATGTTTAATTATTTTGGCTTAAGTCCCGATCGCAATATTTCTGGTAACAAAGTGGTGTCCATCTTTTACACAGCGATCGTTCCTCTCCTCAACCCTCTCATTTACAGTCTGAGGAACCAGGATTTTTTAAAAGCATTTCAAATTGTTTTCAGGAAGAACTTTCCATTAAAatag
- the LOC120942575 gene encoding olfactory receptor 5V1-like, whose translation MVFFFAAYILSLVGNGLIILSITLDSHLHTPMYFFLRGLSMLELFSIHVTVPKALASFLSMDRSISFIGCATQMYIFSAVAVSECLFLAVMAFDRFMAICHPLRYTSVMTSKLCYQLAAGPWVVGFLMPLIHTSSIFRLPFCGSHHIAHFFCDIPPLLHLACVNTFKIELYVFIVCVCGATIPFFLILCSYIKILSSVFLLRSKEARQKALSTCSAHLVSVIIFYGTAMYVHLRLGTPFSSYKDRMTALFYCIIIPTINPLIYSLKNKDMKAALVKIKCIILTTPST comes from the coding sequence ATGGTTTTCTTTTTTGCTGCTTATATCCTGTCTTTAGTGGGGAATGGTCTGATCATCTTGAGCATTACACTTGACTCTCATCTCCACACCCCCATGTATTTCTTCTTGAGGGGCTTGTCCATGCTAGAACTCTTTTCCATCCATGTTACTGTTCCTAAAGCTTTGGCAAGCTTCCTGTCCATGGATAGATCTATCTCCTTTATTGGCTGTGCTACTCagatgtacattttctctgcagTTGCTGTGTCAGAATGTCTCTTCCTTGCAGTAATGGCCTTTGATAGGTTCATGGCTATCTGCCACCCACTGCGATATACTTCTGTGATGACCTCTAAATTGTGCTATCAGTTGGCCGCTGGACCATGGGTTGTAGGGTTCCTAATGCCTTTAATTCACACCAGTTCAATTTTCAGGCTCCCATTCTGTGGATCTCATCACATAGCCCACTTCTTCTGTGACATCCCACCTCTTCTTCACTTGGCTTGTGTCAACACCTTTAAAATAGAGCTGTATGTCTTCATTGTTTGTGTATGCGGAGCAACAATCCCATTCTTTCTTATACTCTGCTCCTACATCAAGATACTGTCCTCTGTGTTCCTTCTACGCTCTAAGGAGGCCCGCCAAAAGGCCTTGTCTACCTGTTCTGCCCATCTGGTCTCTGTTATCATATTCTATGGCACAGCCATGTATGTCCACCTTCGTCTTGGGACACCTTTCTCTTCATACAAGGACAGAATGACGGCCCTTTTCTATTGTATCATAATCCCAACAATCAACCCTCTGATCTACAGCCTGAAGAACAAAGATATGAAAGctgcactggtaaaaataaagtgCATAATTCTCACTACCCCCTCTACATAG
- the LOC120942576 gene encoding olfactory receptor 146-like — MGNETVLNILFLSGLSDLPALQLPLFLFFLLIYLLTIIWNLMIICLIVTNSHLHIPMYFFLGNLASLDLCCSSVTVPKMLFDLHTKTRRITITGCITQVFFFLLFATSEIFLLTVMSYDRYTAICKPLHYTQIMSLKVCVQLASIVWCLGFTNALVHTLFALRLRYCEKDVIESFFCDLPQLFQISCSGAYINILLIFILGAFLGVGPLILTFLPYVSIFKTVLKMQVKGKRSKVFSTCTSHLTVVFIFYSSVMFNYFQPSANHHSGGEKVAPVFYTAIVPLLNPLIYSLRNQEFRTAFKYFFKKTFPLQFINYRR; from the coding sequence ATGGGGAATGAGACCGTTTTGAATATATTGTTTCTTTCCGGTTTGTCTGACCTTCCCGCTCTTCAGCTCCCTCTatttctcttcttcctcctcatctACCTTCTGACAATAATCTGGAATTTGATGATCATCTGCCTCATAGTCACCAACTCTCACCTCCACATTCCTATGTATTTCTTCCTTGGGAATCTGGCCAGTTTGGATCTCTGTTGTTCCTCGGTCACTGTCCCAAAAATGTTATTTGACCTTCACACCAAGACACGAAGGATTACAATTACAGGTTGTATAACCCAAGTCTTCTTCTTTTTACTCTTTGCCACTTCTGAGATTTTTCTTTTGACTGTCATGTCCTATGATAGATATACTGCTATTTGTAAgccattacattacacacagatcATGAGTTTGAAGGTATGTGTACAGTTGGCCTCCATTGTATGGTGTCTTGGCTTTACTAATGCTTTAGTTCACACACTTTTTGCCTTAAGGTTAAGATATTGTGAAAAAGATGTTATAGAAAGCTTCTTTTGTGACCTTCCACAGTTGTTTCAGATCTCATGCAGTGGAGCCTACATCAACATTCTGCTCATCTTTATCTTGGGCGCCTTTCTTGGAGTTGGGCCTCTAATACTGACCTTTTTACCCTATGTCTCTATATTTAAAACTGTCCTTAAAATGCAAGTTAAAGGTAAAAGGAGTAAAGTTTTCTCTACATGTACCTCTCACCTGACAGTGGTCTTCATATTTTATTCCTCTGTTATGTTTAATTATTTCCAACCAAGTGCAAATCATCATTCTGGTGGTGAGAAAGTGGCCCCTGTCTTTTACACAGCGATTGTCCCTCTACTCAATCCTCTGATTTACAGTTTGAGAAACCAGGAGTTTAGAAcagcatttaaatatttttttaagaagACTTTCCCACTACAATTCATTAATTATCGAAGATAA